The Granulicella arctica genome segment TTTTCCGTTTGCGTTCAATGGCATCTCGGGTGGGGACCTGACGGCAGCGATAGCAACGGGCAATCCAGTAATTGCGAAGGCCCATCCTCTGCATCCCGCCACGAGTAAGCTACTGGCGGAGTGCGCGGTTTCAGCGCTGGCTGATACTGGATTGCCTCCAGAAACAATACAGATGCTGTACCACATCGACAATGAGGATGGTCTTCGGCTAGTCAGCGATCCGCGTATCGGTGCAAGCAGTTTTACCGGCAGCCGAACCGCCGGACTTCGCCTGAAAGCGGCAGCAGACAGTGCGGGTAAGCCTATCTACCTGGAGATGTCGAGTCTCAATCCAGTTGTCCTGCTTCCAGGCGCAGTGGTCGAACGTGGCGAGAAGCTTGCGGTGGAGCTGGCAGACAGCTGCCTGGCGGCATCGGGCCAGTTTTGCACCAGCCCGAATCTCATTCTCGCAATCATCGGAGAGGGTACCGAACAGCTGTCTAAGGATCTCGTTGGAATTCTAGAGGAAAGGACGCCGGGCCTGCTGTTTGCAGCGGGCAGTGTAGACGCGCTCGATGAGAGCGTCCATGCGCTTATGGATGAAGGGGCGAAAGCACTTACAGGTGCGGAGCGAGTTATTGGCGACGGTTACCGTTACAAGAACACGCTGCTGAGAACCACAGCGGAGCAGTTCCTGGCTAACCCTGAGAGACTGCAGCGCGAGGCATTCGGCAACTCGACAATGTTGGTGACGGCAGACGATGTCGCTCAATTGCAGCGGGTCCTTGAAGCTCTCGAAGGAAACCTGACAGGCAGCATTTACTCAAGCACAACAGGTGAGGATGATGCGATCTACGCGAAGATTGCGTGTGGGCTGCGCTTCAAGGTTGGACGGCTGTTGAACGATAAGATGCCCACCGGCGTTGCACTGAGCCCTGCGATGAATCACGGCGGTCCGTATCCTTCGACGGGGCATCCGGGCTTTACATCCGTTGGAATTCCAGCAGCACTGAGACGTTTCGGGGTATTGCAGTGTTACGACAACGTCCGCGCGGACCGGCTTCCTGCAGTCTTGCAGGACAATGCCTCTAATCCTTCAATGTGGCGGCAGGTCGACGGCAGCTGGGTCCGTGGATAAAGGAAAGGATGCAACGCTGCTAGACCGAGACGAATTAAGTCCATCTACCAATCGCTCGGAGGAGATCATACGATGAAACCTGTTGTCATTCTCAGCACCATCTTGTTGTGCGTGTGTAGTGCCTCTGCACAGGATGCGGCGCGCCCTGCGTATCTGGATCCGTCGAAGCCTACCGAGCAGAGGGTTGCCGATCTGATCTCACGCATGACGCTGGAAGAGAAGGCGCAGCAACTGAATCATCTGAATGGCGGCATTCCGCGCCTCAAGGTGCCGGCTTGGGGCGGATGGAACCAGACACTGCATGGTGTGTGGTCAAAGCAGTCGACAACATTGTTTCCCGCCCCAATCGCGATGGGAGCGACTTGGGATGCGCCCCTGATTCGTACGATCACTAGTGCGATGTCGGATGAAGCGCGAGCTTTGTACAATCTTGGCGCGGACGGTCCCCGTTCGAAGCATGGTCTGGTATTTCGCTCGCCGGTAATCAATGTAAGCCGCGATCCCCGCTGGGGACGTATCCAGGAGGTGTTCAGCGAGGACCCTTTTCTAACGGGGCGCATGGGGGTCGCTTACATTCAGGGACTACAGGGCGACGATCCGCACTATCTTAAGGTCGCGGCAACAGTAAAACATTTCGCCGTGAACAATGTAGAGACGAATCGACAGCGACTCTCCGCCGAAGTGGATGAGCGCAACCTGATGGAGTACTGGTTGCCCCATTGGAAGGCGGCGATTATGGAAGGTCACGCACAATCGGTGATGGCTTCTTACAACGCTATTAACGGAACACCGGATGCGGTCAACCGGTATCTACTGACAGATATTCTGCGTGGACAATGGCATTTTGATGGCTTTGTGACGGATGATCTGGGTGGGGTCAATTTGCTGGTGACTGCTCATCATATTACCGAAGACCCAGTAGAGGCGACAGTGCGTGCTATCCAGGCGGGGTGCGACTCGGATGATATACAGTTCGAGACGAACATCCCATTGGCAGTGAAGAGTGGTCGTCTACCAATTGCCGAGGTGGATCGTGCCTTGGGACGAGTGTTGGGAGTTGGCTTTCGTCTTGGCGCATTCGACCCGCCTGAGATGAATCCCTACTCGAAGATCTCAGCCGATGTTATTCGCTCCGACGAGCATCTGCACCTCTCATTACAGACGGCTTTGGAGTCGATGACGCTGCTTAGCAACAAGGGAAATTTTCTGCCTCTGAATAAGGAACGCTTGAAGAGTGTTGCCGTGATCGGTCCTGCGGGAGACACAGACTACGAAACCGGGAACTATTATGGAAAGCCTGCGCGCAAGGTGGGCCCACTTCAGGGATTGAAGGAGGCACTGGGCCCCCGAGTGAAGGTGGAGTACGAGCAGGGGGCCGGATTTATTGAAGCGGCAGATCCGGCCGCGATCGCCCGTGCAGTCGAACTGGCGCGAAGATCGGATGTCGCCATCTTGTTTCTTGGTACGAATCTTAAAGTCGAAGCCGAAGGCAAGGATCGCCGAGACCTGAATCTTCCTGGCGCGCAGGAGAAGTTGATGGAAGCTGTTTATGCAGCCAATCCGAAGACTGTCCTGGTGCTGATGAATGCCGGCCCACTGGCTGTGACGTGGGCTAATGATCATCTGCCGGCCATTCTCGATGCCTGGTATCCAGGTGAGGCGGGCGGTACGGCGATCGCACAAGTGCTGTTGGGCGAATACAACCCGGGCGGCCATTTGCCCTACACGGTCTATGCCAGTCTCGACGGAGTACCGCCGCAGAATGAGTATGATGTGTCGAAGGGATACACCTATCTCTACTTCAAGGGTGTACCGCTCTATCCCTTTGGACATGGACTGAGCTATACGCAATTCAAGTTCAGTAATCTGAAACTATCGCATCCCACGATTAATGCAACAGGCCAGATAGAGGTATCGTTCGACCTCCAAAACATCGGCTCGATGGCAGGATCGGAGGTGGTGCAGATGTATGTTCATCAGGTGAAGTCAGATATTGTTCAGCCGATCAAAAGTTTGCGAGGCTTTCAGCGTGTTGTGCTAGAGCCGGGCGAGACCAGGCACATGACCATTCCACTGGATGCTCCACAGCTTTCCTACTACGATGTGGTCACCCGAAAATTTATTGTCGCTCCGGGAATGTTCGACGTGATGGTTGGAGCGTCGTCGGAGGATATACGGCTTCGAACTCTCCTGGAGGTAAATCACCGATGAAAACTCGCTTTCTTGCTATTTCGCTCGCGTGCGTCAACGTTTTCGGACAGATGGCCAAGCAAAGTCCTGAGGCACCACCTTTGCCAACCGAGCAACTTCCTGGGAAGGGGCTTGCCCAGCACCCTTTTCTATATTGCGGCGAGTGGGACACACGCGGCACCGAACAGACGATCTATCTTGTCCGTCACGGCAAAGTGGATTGGACATACTCCGTTCCCTTCGACGATGAACTCAGCGACTGCACTATGTTACGTAATGGCAACATCCTATTTGTCCGCAAGAAATCAGGCGCAAGCGAGATCACCCCCGCGAAGAAGATCATCTGGAACTATCAAGCCGAGCCCGGCACCGAGGTACATGTTATCCAGCCGCTCGGCGGGACGCGTCTCATGTTGGTGCAAAACGGCAACCCCGCTAAACTGCTCATTCTCGATACCAAGACCAACAGAGTCGAAAAGACAGTCATCCTGCCAGTAGGAGCATACAAAGGCCCCCACGGACAGTTTCGCAGGGTCCGTATTACAGGGGCTGGGACAATCCTTGCCGCCCACATGGACAACGACAGAGTCACAGAATACAACATGGACGGTAAGACAATTTGGTCTGTCGACATACCATCACCGTGGTCCGCAGTCCGTCTAAAAAGCGGAAATACACTCATCGGAAGCAATTATGGGTTTGTTCGAGAAATTGACCCCAAGGGCAGTACCGTGTGGAAGATAGACCAGTATGAGCTTCCAGGTTATCCGCTGCACATCGTTCAAGAAGTGCAACGGCTGGCGAACGGCAATACTCTCATTAACAACTGGTCTGGTGACCTCAAAGTTCCTGGAGCTACTAACTGGGTTCAATTGATCGAAGTTACTCCGGACAAGAAAGTTGTTTGGGCACTCCACGACTACGACCATTTGGGTCCCGCGTCTGCTACCCAATTGCTAGACGAGTCAACCAATCCCGAAAAGCCAGGCGACCAGCAAAGGTAGACGAGCATGCACGCAAGGTCTATGAGTGGAGTGAAGACGAAAACGACTGGAGAACTATGAAGGTCATTTGTAGAGAAGGACCTGCCGGAAACCGTCACGATCGAGGAGCGATGAGGCGTTAGATTGATGGCAGTATGGAGCTCGATGCCTGACTACTTCTTCCGGAAGACTCTTATGGCAATGAGTCTGTTATCAAGATGTCGCATCTGCGCTTGCACAACGCTCTCTGACTAATTTAGTGGTCGCCCAGCAGGAACGAAAAACTGTAAGCTCAGGGCCGAGGCGCTTATTAACATGATTCAGTATTCAAGTAGCGCACCCGGTTTAAGGTTAGTTCGTCGCGGTCTTTGCTGTGTACTAGCCTGGTTGGGACTGCTGATCCCTGCTTTTGGCCAGCAACCGTTCCAAACTCTTCTTGTCGGCGTCGATCGCCGCAACATTACTAGTCTTGACGGAGACTGGCACTACCTCGTTGATCAGTCTCCTGGCCGCGCTCTCTACACTTCGCACGGAGAAATCAACGATAAGAGCTACGCCATGAACACCCACCCCCACATCGTCGGCAGCCACAACGAGGAGTACGACTTCGCAACCGCGCCCACTCTCAAAGTCCCCGGCGACTGGAACACCCAGGTTCCGCAACTTTTCAACTACGAAGGCGCCGTCTGGTATCAACGTGACTTCGATGCCCAGCCTAAACCCGGCACCCGTACCTTTCTCCACGTTGGTGCCGCCAACTACCGGTCCCACGTTTGGGTCAACCAGAAGCGGGTCTGCGACCACGAAGGCGGCTACACTCCCTTCGACTGCGAAGTCACTGCCGTGCTACATCCCGGATCCAACTTCGTCGTCATCGCCGTCGACGCCACTCGCCTCGTCGACGGCATTCCCTCAGTCGGCATCGACTGGTTCAACTATGGCGGCCTCACTCGCGACGTCTCTCTCGTTACCGTCCCGAAGTCCTTCATTGATGATTACGATGTACACCTTGCCCATGGCCCCAAGTTCGAACCCGGCAACGCCGAGATCACAGGTTACGTCCACGTCCTCGACGCTCCCGCCGGAACAGCCATCGCCATCGACATCCCCGAGGCAGGTGCTAAAACCATCGTTAGAACCGACGCTGAAGGCAACGCGCCTTTTAGCGTTAGGGCGAGCAAGCTCACCCTCTGGTCACCCGAATCTCCAAAGCTTTACAAAGTCAGACTGGCTTCTGGCGATGACAGTCTCACCGATGACATAGGGTTCCGCGATATTCGCGTCGATGGTACCCGCATTCTGCTTAACGGCAGGGCAACTTTCCTGCAAGGCGCCAATGTACATGCAGAGGCTCCCATTCGTGGAGGCCGGGTCAACACGGATGAAGACGTCTCCACCATTTTCAATTATCTAAAAGACATGAACGCCAACTTTGTCCGTCTCGCCCACTATCCTCACGACGAGCGTATGGAGCGGACCGCCGACCGCGATGGCATCATGGTCTGGTCCGAAATACCCAATTGGCAGCACATCTCCTTTGAGAAACCAGAGGTCTATGCGAAAGACGTCGTCATGCTCAAAGAGATGATCCGACGGGACCGCAACAAGGCATCGGTTATCCTTTGGTCCGTCTCTAACGAGACATCCAACAACCCAACTCGCACCAAGTTCCTCACCGACTTAGCCAACGAAGCTCGTAAGCTCGATCCCACTCGCCCCATTACCTCGGCCATCGTCGATCCTAGACCTAAAGGCACAGATATGGTCAACAATGATCCTCTCTGCGACGCGCTCGACGTCATTGGCCAGAACGAGTATGTTGGTTGGTACGAGGCGTCCCCCGAAGACGCCGACAGGATTCACTGGAGCCTCCCGCAAAAGCCCATCATTATGAGCGAGTTTGGTGCCGAAGCTAAGTACGGTAACCACGGCGCAACTAGTGAGCGCTGGACTGAAGAGCAACAGGTCTACGTCTTCCAGCACCAGTTCGTCATGCTTAACAAAATCTCTCAACTCCGTGGCATTACTCCATGGATACTTATGGACTTTCGGTCGCCCACGCGAAACATTCCCAAGTTGCAGGATGGATACAATCGCAAAGGTCTGATCTCGGAAGACGGCAAGAAAAAGCTGGCCTTCGGGCTCTTCCAGAAGGCCTACAATGAGCATTCAGTTGGCAAGGCTGAATAGGGCGCGGGCAGAGACAGAGTCGGAAGCGCATATCCCAAGGAGTCGAAGGCATGCGAAAAGCAGCAACTTACTGTGGTCAATCGACTGATCCTGCATCAGCGAACTCCCTAAATTGCGCGTGCCAATAGTGCAGGGGAGCGCTGACAAAGAGAGATGGCTTGTCGCTCGAGGTTATTGCTTCGAATGACGACCGCAGGATTCACGCACGATCAGCGTCGCAGGAAGCAGGATCTTTGCTGGTGTAGACTCGGCTCCAGCTCGGACCTCCTGGATGCGCTCCATTAATAGCCGCGTGGCACGGGCCGCCAGGTCTACGGGTGATTGACCAACGGTTGTGACCGGCGGGGCAATGACGGCAGCCAGATCGAAGTCGTCGAAGCCGATCAATGCCATGTCGCTGGGGATCTTCATTTTTTGTTCGGACAACGCACGAAGCAGGAGAACCGTGGTGCGGTAGTTCGTCGAAAAGAGGGCGGTCGGCCGGTCGGCCTTGCCTGAGATCGCCTTCAACCAGGTTAAAACCGCATCCAGTGTATGCATCTTCATGAAGGTAACTGGTCGCAGACGGTTAGCGAGCATGACGTTCCTGTAGCCATCGATCCGTTCACGGACAGGATACGCATCGTCGTCGTAACCTACGCATGCTATGCGCTTATGCCCATGCCCGATCAAATGTTTAATGGCGTCTTCTGCCCCCGATCGATTCTCGACCAGGACGGCATCGGTTCCCAGTCCTTCCAAAGGGCGATCAAATGCGACAATCGCGAGCCCACTCGCCAGCAGCTTCCGCACTCGCCCGGGATCTCCTTTGCCGGACGTCACGATCAGTAATCCGGAAAGCTTACGTCGAGCCATCAGTTCGGCCTGCTGCATCTCTAATTCCGCATCGTGCCCTGAGGAAACGACCATCGTCATATACCCGTTTTCCCGTGCCAGTTGCTCTACGGTGTTAGCGCAGGTAGCAAAAAAAATGTCGGCCAGGTCCGGAAGGATCAGGCCAATCATGAGGGAACGGTGCCCCTTAAGCAGGCCAGCGGCCTCATTTCGCTCGTAACCCAATTCCTCGATCGCGGCCTGGACCTTCTTTCTGCTCTTAGGTCGCACGCTAGGATGGTTGTTGATGACGCGAGATACCGTCATCAATGCCACTCCTGCCAACTTTGCAACTTCGCGAATGGTCGGCCGTTCGCGATCGCTCGAACTCGGTTTTGCCATGCGTGACACTCTGAATTCCTTTCCTGTCTTCTTATGCGAACTGCCAAGCATGCTAGTGGAGCATACAACATCTAGTCGCTTGTATGGAGCATAGCTTCTGAAAGAGGTTCTTGCTGAGAGCCGCTGTTCTTTTTCTGGTCCAGTCGAAATTGAGAACTGTATCTCGGAAGGGAAGAATTGTGACTGTTCGCTGAAGAGATTTGGCGATGGCCCGATCCGTGAGATGGCGAGCTTTGGACATCTGGCCCGGGCCGCTTCCGTCGTGCCAAACCTAGCTGGCTGGGCTTTCACCAATCCGCTAATTGCCATTCTGGCATCGCGCCACACGCTCTTCTTGAAGATCGGGTTTGTCGCGTTCTTTGCAATGCAATTGAGGCTCGAGAAGCCTGCCGAAAACGGCTTCAGGACAAAGGTGAATGGAGAGTGAAGATCGTCACGCAGTCGCCGGCGGGTCGAGACCATCCATCGTGCGTACATCCCGAGATAGAATACATCGTCGAAAACCGGCGGAGTCATGCCTTGCGTCGTTTCCAAGAGCTGTGGAGATTCCGGTCATCAGGGCTAACCGCTACAAGACACCACGACAGTGGCGAAAGAGGTCTCGCCGTGCGGTAAACGAAGGGTTCAGCGGACATTTGGCAAATGGCCGTCTGATCTTCTGTATTAGTAAAATGATAACGATGCTAAAAAAGAAAAGACAAAAAACATGAAAATTGTTATGAATATGACAAAATTAAAAAAAATAGAATTATTAATTTGCCAAATGTATGTATCTAGGTGATATCGTTCTCGTCGCTTTACGACAGGCCGAATCTTGCACATCGAAATGTTGGATTCTTTGCCGCAAAGCGTGACTATTCCAACTCAGATGTGGAGGTTTTCCATGCGTGCTATCGAAGCAGAGCCCAAAGCATTTCAATTAAGAAGACGTTATCTTTCATGTCTGATTTTTCTCGTGATTGGACTGGCGGCCAGCCGTATGTTCGCCCAGAACCTCTCTACAACCTCAAATGCATTGGACCGGATCAACTTCGGCGACACCGGGAGCGATGCCTACTCGGAGTCAGTACATGGGTTTGTGAACCTGAGCCA includes the following:
- a CDS encoding glycoside hydrolase family 2 protein, which codes for MGLLIPAFGQQPFQTLLVGVDRRNITSLDGDWHYLVDQSPGRALYTSHGEINDKSYAMNTHPHIVGSHNEEYDFATAPTLKVPGDWNTQVPQLFNYEGAVWYQRDFDAQPKPGTRTFLHVGAANYRSHVWVNQKRVCDHEGGYTPFDCEVTAVLHPGSNFVVIAVDATRLVDGIPSVGIDWFNYGGLTRDVSLVTVPKSFIDDYDVHLAHGPKFEPGNAEITGYVHVLDAPAGTAIAIDIPEAGAKTIVRTDAEGNAPFSVRASKLTLWSPESPKLYKVRLASGDDSLTDDIGFRDIRVDGTRILLNGRATFLQGANVHAEAPIRGGRVNTDEDVSTIFNYLKDMNANFVRLAHYPHDERMERTADRDGIMVWSEIPNWQHISFEKPEVYAKDVVMLKEMIRRDRNKASVILWSVSNETSNNPTRTKFLTDLANEARKLDPTRPITSAIVDPRPKGTDMVNNDPLCDALDVIGQNEYVGWYEASPEDADRIHWSLPQKPIIMSEFGAEAKYGNHGATSERWTEEQQVYVFQHQFVMLNKISQLRGITPWILMDFRSPTRNIPKLQDGYNRKGLISEDGKKKLAFGLFQKAYNEHSVGKAE
- a CDS encoding glycoside hydrolase family 3 C-terminal domain-containing protein, which codes for MKPVVILSTILLCVCSASAQDAARPAYLDPSKPTEQRVADLISRMTLEEKAQQLNHLNGGIPRLKVPAWGGWNQTLHGVWSKQSTTLFPAPIAMGATWDAPLIRTITSAMSDEARALYNLGADGPRSKHGLVFRSPVINVSRDPRWGRIQEVFSEDPFLTGRMGVAYIQGLQGDDPHYLKVAATVKHFAVNNVETNRQRLSAEVDERNLMEYWLPHWKAAIMEGHAQSVMASYNAINGTPDAVNRYLLTDILRGQWHFDGFVTDDLGGVNLLVTAHHITEDPVEATVRAIQAGCDSDDIQFETNIPLAVKSGRLPIAEVDRALGRVLGVGFRLGAFDPPEMNPYSKISADVIRSDEHLHLSLQTALESMTLLSNKGNFLPLNKERLKSVAVIGPAGDTDYETGNYYGKPARKVGPLQGLKEALGPRVKVEYEQGAGFIEAADPAAIARAVELARRSDVAILFLGTNLKVEAEGKDRRDLNLPGAQEKLMEAVYAANPKTVLVLMNAGPLAVTWANDHLPAILDAWYPGEAGGTAIAQVLLGEYNPGGHLPYTVYASLDGVPPQNEYDVSKGYTYLYFKGVPLYPFGHGLSYTQFKFSNLKLSHPTINATGQIEVSFDLQNIGSMAGSEVVQMYVHQVKSDIVQPIKSLRGFQRVVLEPGETRHMTIPLDAPQLSYYDVVTRKFIVAPGMFDVMVGASSEDIRLRTLLEVNHR
- a CDS encoding aldehyde dehydrogenase family protein; translation: MMAVEQVLIAGVWRKAAAKSTFKTVNPATGASLEAEFPVSDWQDCEDALNAAVAVAKELRAVSAEKLAAFLDLYASKLEDHTTVLVETANVETGLPITPRLKDVELLRTTTQLRQGATAAREGSWTHAVIDTKANIRSHFAPIGPVVVFGPNNFPFAFNGISGGDLTAAIATGNPVIAKAHPLHPATSKLLAECAVSALADTGLPPETIQMLYHIDNEDGLRLVSDPRIGASSFTGSRTAGLRLKAAADSAGKPIYLEMSSLNPVVLLPGAVVERGEKLAVELADSCLAASGQFCTSPNLILAIIGEGTEQLSKDLVGILEERTPGLLFAAGSVDALDESVHALMDEGAKALTGAERVIGDGYRYKNTLLRTTAEQFLANPERLQREAFGNSTMLVTADDVAQLQRVLEALEGNLTGSIYSSTTGEDDAIYAKIACGLRFKVGRLLNDKMPTGVALSPAMNHGGPYPSTGHPGFTSVGIPAALRRFGVLQCYDNVRADRLPAVLQDNASNPSMWRQVDGSWVRG
- a CDS encoding LacI family DNA-binding transcriptional regulator yields the protein METTQGMTPPVFDDVFYLGMYARWMVSTRRRLRDDLHSPFTFVLKPFSAGFSSLNCIAKNATNPIFKKSVWRDARMAISGLVKAQPARFGTTEAARARCPKLAISRIGPSPNLFSEQSQFFPSEIQFSISTGPEKEQRLSARTSFRSYAPYKRLDVVCSTSMLGSSHKKTGKEFRVSRMAKPSSSDRERPTIREVAKLAGVALMTVSRVINNHPSVRPKSRKKVQAAIEELGYERNEAAGLLKGHRSLMIGLILPDLADIFFATCANTVEQLARENGYMTMVVSSGHDAELEMQQAELMARRKLSGLLIVTSGKGDPGRVRKLLASGLAIVAFDRPLEGLGTDAVLVENRSGAEDAIKHLIGHGHKRIACVGYDDDAYPVRERIDGYRNVMLANRLRPVTFMKMHTLDAVLTWLKAISGKADRPTALFSTNYRTTVLLLRALSEQKMKIPSDMALIGFDDFDLAAVIAPPVTTVGQSPVDLAARATRLLMERIQEVRAGAESTPAKILLPATLIVRESCGRHSKQ
- a CDS encoding YncE family protein, whose protein sequence is MKTRFLAISLACVNVFGQMAKQSPEAPPLPTEQLPGKGLAQHPFLYCGEWDTRGTEQTIYLVRHGKVDWTYSVPFDDELSDCTMLRNGNILFVRKKSGASEITPAKKIIWNYQAEPGTEVHVIQPLGGTRLMLVQNGNPAKLLILDTKTNRVEKTVILPVGAYKGPHGQFRRVRITGAGTILAAHMDNDRVTEYNMDGKTIWSVDIPSPWSAVRLKSGNTLIGSNYGFVREIDPKGSTVWKIDQYELPGYPLHIVQEVQRLANGNTLINNWSGDLKVPGATNWVQLIEVTPDKKVVWALHDYDHLGPASATQLLDESTNPEKPGDQQR